The Tripterygium wilfordii isolate XIE 37 chromosome 1, ASM1340144v1, whole genome shotgun sequence sequence AATCAAGAAGGCCTTTGATGCGACGGAGGAGAAGTTTTTACAGTTGGTGAAGCAGTTGTGGATGGCCCGGCCACAGATGGCTTCAGTAGGTTCTTGTTGTCTGGTTGGTGCAATTTCTGGTGATGTTCTTTACGTGGGGAATCTTGGGGACTCGAGGGTAGTTCTTGGCCGAAAAGACCCCACGTCCAAGGTAAAAAAGTCGGTGGTGGCTGAGAGGTTATCTACTGATCATAATGTTGGTGTTGAGGAAGTGCGGAAGGAGGTGGAGGCACTTCACCCTGATGATTCCCACATTGTGATGTACTGTCGGGGAGTTTGGCGAATTAAGGGCATAATTCAGGTATCAAATGcatttggattttttagaaTTTCTTTGCAGTTATATTCAGTTATGAGTATTGTAGACCAGTTTATAACTTGTATGAGCTAAGCAAGCAACTGACTTGAGGTGTTGGCTTTGTTATTTTGATGTCTTTATTCTTggtatgctttggaattagtccTATTAGGATTTGTGTGTGCTTCTATTACTGGTTATTTTTATCTGCTTAAATGATTTTCCGTGGGGCTGGTCAATGGGACAATATAAGTGTGTTCTTCCTTACTTATTGACGAGAAGGTTATCCCCATTGTGATCCCCTAAGTATCTACTAGTGAATTGTGCGACTATAGTTGAACATTTGGTTGTCCCCTGGACAGATAACTTATGATTTGGTGTTTTTTCTATTCTctttttcctcttcctcttgTTTTTCTCTGTACTCCCTCTCCTCCTGAATTGTGCAAATCTGCTAATACATATTTCCCCAATTTAATATTTTACTCAATTTTTGTTGTGACAGTCTCATGGTTGGGTTGGTTGTATTGTGGGAATCTTGTGTTTGTAACACAACAGATTGGTATTGTCATTGAATGAAAGGGAGACACCTTTTATGTAATAATGCACGGTATCATGAACTTTTAGTCTGTTATTATTCGTGAATCAATCCATATCATCTGTCAGAAATCAGAATGTTATCCAAAAGAATATATTcatacaaaaatatatttctgaTATCGAAGAAGAAATCTTTGAACTCATTAAGTTCTGTGATCTTTTTAAAGTCACTGTTAATCATTGATTCTCTCAATAGCTTAAGACTCGTAATCAGGGAGTAAGTTAATCTAATCTCTTAAGCACATTCCAACCATCACATCTGCTTTTTCCCCTGAAAAATATTGAACAAATTTTCTTATGTTCTCTGAGGATAACTTTCTATAGATTACATATTTTGCCCGTGATTACTCTTGTGCATATGAAATAATTTCATTTAGGCATGACTCATAAGATATGGTGTAGGTTTTAAAGTCATCGTATGCTGTCAGTAGCCATAATAAATAGCTTGAATAGATATCTCTAAGAATGACTTCGATCATTGGTTTTGTTATCCTACATTTTCACTGATGAGATTGAAGGTTTATGAGGAGTAAGATACTTTCTTTTTTCAGGACCACACTGGTAAACTTAAGGAGTAATGTGTTTCCTGTCGCCTAAGAAAACTTTTCAGAGTTGTCAATGCCTTTCATGACCACGAGTTAATAAAGTTTATAGTTCTCAAATGATTTTTCCGTAGTCTTGATTTAATGCCCTTCACTTCCTAGGTTTCAAGATCAATTGGCGATGTCTACCTAAAGAAACCCGAGTTTGATAGAGATCCTCTTTTTCAGCAACATGTATCTCATGTTCCTTTGAAAAGGCCGGTGATGACAGCGGAACCCTCAATATTGACACGGAAGTTAGTTCCGGAGGACTTGTTCTTGATATTTGCATCTGATGGTCTCTGGGAGCAATTAAGTGATGAAACTGCTGTTGAAATCGTTTTCAAAAGCCCAAGAGCTGTAAGTCCTCATTGCACCATTCATACATATGATGCCTTACTTTTACCATTAGGAAAGACAATTGTAACCATCCTGTACGTAGCAGTGAAAAAACTGCTATTTACGTCGCTTCGAACAAGAAGTTTATcgatgttttgcttttgtaggGAATAGCAAAGCGATTGGTGAAAGCTGCTTTGCACGAGGCTGcaagaaaaagagagatgaGATACGAGGACATAAAAAGAATCGAGAAAGGGGTAAGGCGCCATTTCCATGATGATATTACTGTTATCGTGATCTACCTAGACCATACGCCTGGATCTTCAAATCGTAGACTGAAGGATCAATGCCTGGTCGACATCACAAGCACTCCTGTTGATATTTTCTCGTATAACGCAGATGAATTAGGTGATTCATTGAACACCATTAAGTGAGAAAACTATTAGACAAGTTCAAAGTGGTATGTTCTACATATTTAGATAAGAAGTTGAGTTATGAATAGATGCGCTGATACAGATGTgcatattagatttttttacaAAGAAGGTTGGGGATTGAATGGTTGACGAACAGTGGTTGTACATAATCTGTAAATGAGGACTCCAGATTGCCGTAAGGAAGTTGCTGCTGATTTTGCTTCAGATGTACAAATtagatttttcttctttctgtttGTCATGTCTCCTCTTAGAGCAACTCTAATACCAGTAACAAAATCAAGTAATCAAAATTCTCATTTAATTACTACTACAATACCTCATTTGATTTCCCAATAATGCCACCTGCTCCAAAACCCAAGTAACCAAAGGTTCAAATGAGTAAGCATTTCTCAACGGTTAAACACAACTATACAGTGATCTTTGGGTCAGTTTTAAACTCGGGATGACCCCAATATATACATTGGGCAACCAATTTAGTCTTGAGTTGAAGGAGAGTGCACGAGTAAGATTAGACCTAGTCTCAGAATAGGGTTCTTAAACCATCCTAAGAAGTATGCCCGTGCCATCGGCTCTCAACCCATAAAACACATGAAACCCCAAGAAATTATGTTCCACCGGCTCGAACACCCGACCTGCGAAATCTTACAACGAGGATATACCACTAGGTTAATGTCAAATTGTTCTCTCCCATATAAGTCACTGCGTGGTCCAGTCTTGTTTATCAAATTCTAAAAATTGCGTAGTTCCTACACAGATTGGACATCTGAataaaaatgcagaaaactGCAGGCGCCCTTAACCTGCGACATACTGGCCATACCGCTAACATTCCGTCTAACACAGTAACACTAGCAGACACAgaaatattattgttatttttggcGGTCCTTGTTGTCTCCTCTCGGTGTCTCCACCTCTCACCCCTTCAATACAATAACGACACAACTACATGTCCTACATACTGTCAACTTATTACAAATCTGCGCACCAACCAAATGCTTCCTCGAAAGCCGCACCGAGAGAAAGAATTCAAAAGGAAAGGCGAGATTGAAGATCAAGAATAAGTCCCTCACTGCCACTGAACCGAAGTGAACAAAGATATGGGGATAATTGAAGAAGCACACAACGTGAGGATAGTGGGTTCTGACGAAAAATTCATAGTCCTTGCTCATGGGTTTGGCACCGATCAATCTGTGTGGAAGCACCTGGTGCCGCATCTTGTAAACGATTATCGTGTTATTTTGTATGATAATATGGGTGCTGGAACTACCAATCCGGATTACTTTGATTTCAACAGATACGCCACCGTTGATGGATATGCTTATGATTTGATTGCCATTCTTGAAAAGCTGCAAATTGAGACATGTATTTTTGTGGGTCACTCTATGTCGGCCATGGTTGGTGCTGTTGGTTCCATTACTCGCCCCGATCTATTCACTAAACTAGTCTGTCTCTCTGCCTCTCCCAGGTGCAACATTGTTCATTTAATAGTTTCTTTCTTAGTTAATCCCGCTGCTCAGTTTTACGAACAAGATTAAGTGAATTCATGGGCTCATAAAACACGTGTGCGTTGAGATAATTGAGACACCAGCCGATGAAATCCCTATCATAACTTGAGATTGAAAGATCACAATTTTCACTTTATTATTCATCCTTGCTGACTCTGTTTTATTATGCTCTGTTTCAGGTTCTTGAACGCTGCGGATTACTACGAAGGATTCGAGCAAGAAGAGATAGACCAGCTACTGGCATGGCAGCACCGGAATCGAATTACAAGGCATGGCGTTCAGGGTCGCGCCGTTGGCGGTAGGCGGCGACCTGGAGTCGGTGCACGTGCAAGAGTTTTTCAGGACCCTGTTTAACATGAGGCCGGACAGAGCCTGCAGCGTAGCTAAGACAATATTAACTTTCGATATCAGGGACATGCTCCCTTTGGTGACGTGTCCTTGCCGCATACTTCAAAGCAAGTACGACTTCGCCGTTCCGTTGCCGGCTTCCGAGTACTTACATCAGCATCTGGGTGGGGAGTCGGTCGTCGAAATCATGCCGTCCAACGGTCACCTGCCGCAGTTGAGCTCACCTGATGTCGTGATTCCCATTATTCTCAAACACATTCGACGCAATTTTGCGGCATGATGGACTTTCTGTTTGGGAACTTGGAGTAGGAAGCTGAGTTAATCTAGGAAGTTCTCTTTCTTTGTGGTTCATGTTTTATATTAGTTGGCAGTTTTGTGATCTCCTGCTTTGTGCCTGGATTGTGTTTCTTCTGTTTATCCACAAAATTGctttttgatcttttttttggttgatcAATAAGAAGGGGGTGGTTACTAGATGCCAATTTCATTCATAGGGAGAAATTTATGGATTGCATGATGCAGTTATCCATTTCGTAGGGATACTAAGGGTTGAGTTAGACGCATATGAAATGAATACGTGGCTGAGATATCATTTAGCTCAAGTTGTTGTTTGTAAAAATCATTTTTGGACATTAAGTAGAAATAGTTTCGGTtaacaatcgattgggttaggtaTATACATTCAAGATTTgattcgaataaaaaatatatttctcaactgTATCTGGCATTTCTCAGCAGTGAAGATGCATGATGGGCTTTGATACTCGATTGACAATGGCAGGATCCAATATCGGAATGGGCTTTTGCGACTCTACTCTTGGCCCAACAACAAAGGAGAGAAAAATTACGAGAGCCCAAACCCATCATTCCAACAACTACGGCCCTGGCCCGCAAAACAGCTCGTTTAAAGCAATCATGTATAGAGTTGGGCCGATCCCTACACGTGTGTCGCGCATGCGGAGCCCGTCCACCACATCCACATCTACATTCTACACCACCGTTCCTTTCGTCCCTCCCTCTCAATTTCTgcgtttcaagtttcaactattCCGCACTCTCAAAAAATTCTCGTTGCTCCTTTTATCACATGTTTTACCCCTAACGCTTTCTCAAAGACGTTGAAACAAAGAAACCGAGATACAGAGAGAGAGTGGGAGAGGGAAGAGGGGGAGGGGGGAGGTGTGGTCTGTGAAGCTTAACTAGCTCGCTCCCGTTAACGCAGTGATGGCCTCAGCTACCTCCCAGCGTGTCGAGCTCGTCAAATTCTGCCGCTCCCGAGACTGGTCAAAGGCAATCCGAGTCCTTGACTCGCTTCTCGCTCATTGCTCTACCATCCAAGATATCTGGTACTTACTTGAGATTTTCTTAATATGAAGTCATTTTCGATCTTCGTTCTGTGGATAATTGACCTGTTAAAATTTTGCGTTGGCGATCAGCAATAGAGCATTTTGTTATAGTCAATTGGAGTTGCACAAGCACGTGATTAACGACTGTGACAGGGCGCTACAGCTCGACCCGACGCTTCTTCAACCTTATATCCTTAAAGGTTCCTCTCGCTGATCAtatctcactttctctctctctttattttaatttctactgtaattgatttttttgtcaATAGTTCTTATTGACACAATTGAATTTATCTCATCGTTGGATAATTGGAGTTGTTGATTGAGAATGAAATCTCGAATTCTttatcaattttgaaattagGTTTTTGATTTGATGAAGGAGCGACTATGAGACGCGGTTTCTTATATGTGACGAGACGCATTTAGTTTAGATATTACATTGTTGGAGCAGCTGGATATACCGAATTTGACGATGAGTCTGCAGCATGATGTCATATTGGCAAAGAAAATAATAACTGATTTATTCCAGTTTgcttcttcattttctgaatATCGAAATTCTCTTTGAGCTTAAGATAATCCTGGTTTTTCTTAACAATGCAGTTTGTTGAAAAGAATGTCAAATACATTTGGTCAGGAGATGTATTACCTGATTAAACTATCAAATAATTATAGTTCTTGACGACTTCCTCAGCTTAAACAATTTGAAGTGGCAAACATGACTTCCATTGCCTAAAATTCTTCAGATATTATCTGTCCGTCTGATTTATTTTGCTGATGATGGTTGTGATGTGAGGTTAAGTTGATAGCGATTGTTAAGTGTTCTCCAATGTACATTTTTTAGATATGAATGACAAAATAATAGTACGACCTCTCTTTAATGCTGAACCTGTCAACGTATTAATCTAACTTTGGGCTCCTGCACTCAGTTTTAAATTTATCTATTTTTTCCTGTCCTTTAGGTCATGCATTATCTGCTTTGGGTAGGAAGGAGGATGCCTATCGGGCTTGGGAGCAAGGCTATGAACAGGCTTTGAGTCAGTCTGCTGATCTTAAACAATTGTTAGAACTTGAAGAACATTTTACAAATATAAAACATGAAATAAATGTTTCTGGTAATAACCCTGTGGTGATTTTGAGATCCTCTAAGCCTTTATCTGAATCTGAACCTTATATCAGTGACAAACCTACTGAAACATGTGTAAGCCGAAGTGAGCAGAGCCATTCCTCCAATTTATGTAGTGAGTCAAGTAATCAGCACGAGATCGATGTCAAGTCCAGTAATAGTTTTGAAGTAAACAATGGAACAAATGATAAAGTGGCAGGGAGCGTAAAAGTTCCTCTACATGAACCAGACCATCTCATCAATGACAAATCAAGTGACATTCATATGGATCACATCAAGTTCAATGGTGAATCTAGATATTATGGCAAGTTAGGAGTTACATCGGTGATGAATGGTGATTATGGCAATGATTTTGACATAGGCAATGGAGTCAGTGATAAATCCAGGGAGAACGGGAAATTTGAAAGCCAACGGAACGGAACTTATGACACTCCTGATAAACTAAATCATGACTCTGGATCTTGTGATGACTTGAGGAATACATCAGACGCATGTGGTATGTCATCTACAATTTGCTCTAACTTGGGTGATACAAGTGAAAGTTGTGGTGAATCAAGTAATAAAGATGTACATATTAAAACAAGGGATGAACCCAAGAGAAACAGCAAGTTCAGTGTCACAAGGATTTCAAAGACCAAATCAATTAGTGTAGACTTTCGACTATCCAGAGGTATAGCGCAGGTATGTTTTAGTACTTCTACTTCATAATGACTTCTGTTTTGGTGAGAGAATGACTTCTGTTTTCAATTTTCAGTAAGATGAATTGTTTGTATCAGTTACACGTGTCTTAAGCATTGCATGGGGTTTAGCATCGCTATTTAGTTGTTTTGCAGGTTAATGAAGGGAAGTATGCTCATGCCATATCTATATTTGACCAGGTAAAGCATTTCCCTTACAAGTGATTTGACTCCTGATCTGTTCAGCAGATTCAACATGCTCCTCTTTCAGATTCtctttttaacctttttttttgggtattggaTTGCCGAGGACTGAGAAAATTGAGGTTTATCATTCACCCTCTGAATCATGGGATCTTCCTAATATACATATTATGCACAGATTCTGAGAGAAGATCCTACATATCCCGAGGCATTGATAGGAAGAGGAACAGCATATGCATTCCATCGAGAACTTGAAGCTGCTATAGTTGATTTTACTATGGTATTCAAATTTTCAGAACATTGATGCTGTTTTTAAACTATACTGGCTTCTCCGTTTAAGTAATTTTTGTGGTTAATGCTTTAGGCCATCAAATCAAACCCATCAGCTGGTGAGGCATGGAAACGAAGAGGTCAGGCACGAGCTGCCTTAGGCGAATTTTCTGAGGTGAGAATGGTCCTTTTTATTGATTaaatatctctctctttctaatcCAAAAAAAGTTCTCTTCttaaactaaaattttttaTATAGCGCCTTTACCCCAAAATGTTGACACTGTGAAGTGTGGTGAACCACACATAGTTACTTTTGCTAGATGATAATTTGCATTTACTTCTAAATAATTGCTTCTATTCAATTGCTGGTATCTAATTTCTTATAGGCAAAGGTTACAGTTGAAAGGTATCAACCAAACTGCAAAATTGATGCAATGTGGTAATTTTGTCCTTTTTTATTGATACTACAAAATTTAAGGTTTAATGCATCTTATTATGCagtttttttcaaattcttaGGAATTATCATTACACCACACAAATTAATAACTCCAACACATTTGATTACCTCTTTGCTGCCAGGCCATTGAAGACTTGACCAAGGCGTTAGAGTTTGAACCAAACTCAGCTGACATATTACATGAAAGGGGTAATTTTCTTGAACTTGTCGTCTTATTTTTTACCAGTGATTTTATTCTGATGTTGGAGCCAATTGATTCTGATGGTGATCTGCTTCATCCTGTAGTTTTCCAAAGGTTAAGGTTTAGATACTTTATTAGGAACTTGTAGTCTTCTCATCTAATTTTGATTTGAAAGTGTGTAAATTAAGGtactttaaatatttttttattattatcattattattattatgatcatcatcatcaacagcaGAAGCATGATTATaactataataataataattattattattatcagcTAAGCACTTGGAAACCTTGGGCATACTGCGTATGAGTTGTGGCCTGATCGTATTCCATTGATGAGAAAATGGTTGCTTTGCCTTAAAAAGAAGGCAGCAACTGCTCTATGCGGTACAATTGATCAATATATTCTTGTTACTGCAGGAATTGTTAATTTCAAGTTCAAGGACTTCAATGCTGCCATTGAAGACCTCTCTGCATGTGTGAAACTGGACAAGAATAATAATTCTGCATATACCTATTTGGTTAGTCCTCAATACATTGAACTTGGCTGAGCTAGACTTGAGTTGATGATTTTCTGTTTATACCTTGTCTATAAATTGAATATGATAGGGTTCTGCGTTATCTTCAATTGGTGATTATAAAAGGGCTGAGGAGGCACTTCGGAAATCAATCCAACTTGATCATGGTTTTGTAGAAGGATGGGCTCATCTTGCACAGGTAATTATGAGCATTGCTTTGTTACCCAAGGAGAATGATCTTATCAATCTCTTTTTGCGATCCCAGTGCAAACTGTTTGATGATACAATTATACTAACACAATGAAAATTATATCATTTGCAATGAGCAACATACAATAAACAATGTATTGAGGCACATCTCTAAAATGATGCAAATTTTGGGTTAAAATTTGCTCTCTTCCTTTGATCAAACCATCTGGTAGTGAGGAAGGTTTTTTATTTGGTTCCAAAAACTTTGTGTATGCTGTTGGCGTATGCCTTGCACTATAAAGGAGTTTGAAAATAAGCAACACCCTTTCCACATACTTCACATTGAAAACATAGTAAACTACTATTTTGTGTTTATTCTATCATCTcactaaaattttgaaaatggttAATTATGGGGACTCTTACCCTCTCCTATCCcgaatgaaagaaaaaagaaaaggaaatagatCGGTCAGAGAACAGTTGTATAGGCATAGAGTAGGTCTAGGCTTCTAGCTTGTGTACATTGTTCCCTATATAGATGTCTGATGAATAGCTTCTTTTGTAGCTTTGTTACTATGAGGCTTTGCATACTTTTTTTCCGTGAAAGTATAATGTTAACCTATCAAAGCCTCAAACATATAATGTCTATGATGACTgcacatttaatttattttaggtATTCTATATTTCTTTTACTGAAGCATAGTGAGATGATAGAATAAGAAAATCATTACAATTAATGAATATTTACTTTTCGTATGTTGTACAAATTGGTTGACAGTTCTTTCAAGATTTGGCAAACTCTACGAGAGCTCTTGAATGCCTTCAGCAAGTTCTACAAATTGATGATAGGTTAGTTGTCTTGTACTTTGGATGCCTTTTCTGGTACATGCCCCGCCTTATGTTTCTTCTCATGTCGCACTTGATTGTACTATTGTCTTCAATAGGTTTGCGAAAGCATATCTCATGCGTGGCGCTCTGTTTCATGGGATGGGAGAACACTGGTATGGTATACAAGTTTTTGATCTACTTTAAGAGTTGATGTGACAAGTTCACTGATGATTGATAAACTTCGACATTTTAGTGGTCAATCACGGATGCTTGTGCTACTGTAGTTGTTATTTTTTCAAAGAACATGCAGCCTCTCGAAGGTTGGGCCACATTAGACCCAACCAAATGTTCGCCACACCCACAATTCACATGCTTGTGCACCTGCACTTGCACTTGCATTCTTGTCATCCTAAAtactactccctccgtcccaatttgtttgtcatcctttgaaaatccaactttttaAGGGAAcatcatttaatgcaattcaactacacaaaataaccatgttattccaaatttgCCCTTATTTATGGTGGTGCTTTTTTTCCCTTGGAACTAGGATAATTAAAGTaacaagggtaattttgaaatacaacaacaaaattgttaattaatgaagaaaggTGACACTAGTCTTGGGACATCCTAAAATAGAAAGAAGGACTAAGAAAATGAGACGGAGGGAGTAATAAAGAATGTGCAAGTGAATTAAAAGTATGTGTTCTTTATATTGACAGTTGGTGCTGTGAAGTCTAATATAACTCGTGCACACACTTAAATATTTTCAAATTGATTTCTTCATCTAGGCTGTTAATAACATTTTCTTAACCATGGTTGACAATGTGAATTAACTCATGCAGGAAGGCTATCAAGGAATTATCAATTGGATTGCGAATTGAGAGCTCAAACATTGAGTGCATGTATTTACGTGCTTCATGCTACCATGCGATTGGAGAATATGGCCAGGCGGTAAGGAAAATTGGTTTGCCAGTTGCATGTTTGCATTTTTTATCCTTAATCCAGATAATTTAATTGAACGGGTGCAGGTCAGGGACTACGACACTACTCTCAAATTGGAACTGGACTCAATGGATAAGTTCGCGCTCCAATGCGTGGCCTTTTATCAGGTTTCCTTTTTATGTATTCTAGCCTTAACTGCTATGATAACTTCCGCATTTGAACCTAGATTCTTTGGTTGCACTTGCACAATATATTCTTGTTCTTAATCATGGTAAAATCTTTGTTGACTTAATCCCTTGCTTGCAATAAAATATGCTGGCAGCATCTAACCTCCTTCTGTCATCTCACTCTGTCTGAGTCTCAAATTTTTGTTAAATCCTTGCAAATTCTCCTCTCTTCTTGGCACATTGCCTAATTTGGTTATAACATCTTATTGACGGGATTTAAATCTAGGCACTTTTTTGCTGCATGCTTCACGTCTTGAAGAGTTTACGTAGGAAATATATACGACCCAATATCAATAGAATTGGAGGATATTTGCTTGCCTTGCCTCCTTGGGTCAGACCCATAAGTTTTGCAATAAGTTTTTGTAATCTTAGTTCTTCTTTTGCAGAAGGAGATTGCTTTATACACAGCTTCAAGAATCAACAGGGAGTTTTGCTGGTTTGACATTGATAGAGATATCAATTCCCTTTTCAAGGTAAGACGTGAGATTTCTTGCTTTCTCTCATTCACATTTATTGAGATCGCTTTGCTGATTCAGGCCAACGTTTAATTGCTTTACTGTCACACCTACTTATCGTTTCATTTCTTTCAAGGCAAGTAAGATGTGCACAGCTCAGATAGTGTGTAGCTGGCATGAGAGCAATGTAACCTGACAGTGGAGACTTCTGTTGCACAAAAGTTTTGCATGTTGTACTTCATTTGTATATTTGTCAAACTTACGGGTGAAAGTACTTTTGTTAAAATTCAATGATTGTGTGTTGGCTTTAGTTTCTAGGAAGCATGGGAAAACATGCAGTTTCTTTCAGTCTTTAAAAGGGTTTTAAATTAGCAGATAATTTGCAATCTTGCTTCGCTACTGATTCTGGCTTCTCCTTTACCTGATGATACAATGAGTTTGAATAACAAATCAATTTACTATGCAACACAGTGTGGGAGCGTATAGCTAAAATTGAaggtttttttgcttttgtgctTATCTTTTCGGCTGTATTTTTCACTCCAATAtcatattttgattttgttgtaaAATTGAGCATGTAGGAGTACTGGTACAAAAGATTGCACCCCAAGAATGTTTGTGAAAAGGTCTACAGACAGCCTCCCTTGCGTGATTCTCATAAAAAAGGGAACCTTAAAAAGCTAGATTTTACAATGACAAAACAGAAGACTGTTCTACTGTTGGCTGCTGATTCAATTGGCAAGAAAATTCAGTATGATTGTCCTGGATTCCTGCACAATAGGCGTCAGGTAATTGTGAAACGATTTTAAATGTTCTCTCTGTGGTTTTGTGGCTTGTTTCTCACCTTGTTTAATTTGTCTGTTACTTCCATTTCatattcttattttattttcataaaacaGTTCTCTTTGTTCTCAGTCCAAAGTTCATTCTAGTGAAATTATTTCAGTGAAGAATTGATTTTTttcattgtcttttttttttttttaaatttttttatctacCTTTACGTTAGAAAGGTGTCTGCAACTTTGTCT is a genomic window containing:
- the LOC119999616 gene encoding suppressor of RPS4-RLD 1-like isoform X1; its protein translation is MASATSQRVELVKFCRSRDWSKAIRVLDSLLAHCSTIQDICNRAFCYSQLELHKHVINDCDRALQLDPTLLQPYILKGHALSALGRKEDAYRAWEQGYEQALSQSADLKQLLELEEHFTNIKHEINVSGNNPVVILRSSKPLSESEPYISDKPTETCVSRSEQSHSSNLCSESSNQHEIDVKSSNSFEVNNGTNDKVAGSVKVPLHEPDHLINDKSSDIHMDHIKFNGESRYYGKLGVTSVMNGDYGNDFDIGNGVSDKSRENGKFESQRNGTYDTPDKLNHDSGSCDDLRNTSDACGMSSTICSNLGDTSESCGESSNKDVHIKTRDEPKRNSKFSVTRISKTKSISVDFRLSRGIAQVNEGKYAHAISIFDQILREDPTYPEALIGRGTAYAFHRELEAAIVDFTMAIKSNPSAGEAWKRRGQARAALGEFSEAIEDLTKALEFEPNSADILHERGIVNFKFKDFNAAIEDLSACVKLDKNNNSAYTYLGSALSSIGDYKRAEEALRKSIQLDHGFVEGWAHLAQFFQDLANSTRALECLQQVLQIDDRFAKAYLMRGALFHGMGEHWKAIKELSIGLRIESSNIECMYLRASCYHAIGEYGQAVRDYDTTLKLELDSMDKFALQCVAFYQKEIALYTASRINREFCWFDIDRDINSLFKEYWYKRLHPKNVCEKVYRQPPLRDSHKKGNLKKLDFTMTKQKTVLLLAADSIGKKIQYDCPGFLHNRRQHRMAGLAAIEIAQKVSKAWRYLQAERKYANKSTSKYGKRTRRKERLDIPSQNRGGACCSTSSSLETSTAYGITESSVRSMMSWQDVFSLPVRWRQISEPCDPVVWANKLSEEFNSGFGSHTPLILGQARVVRYFPNYERTLDIAKTIIKDKQFVHNKADEIIDLSKDETLEDIMHANTCSDLHKAVGEDFWLATRCSSTGFEGKWLEGTRITLVKMGENGFDFAIKTPCTPSRWDDYDAEMAMAWDAVCNAYCGETYGSTDFSMLEDVRDAILKMTYYWYNFMPLSRGSAAVGFIVLLGLLLAANMEFTGSIPQGLQVDWEALFNLDPDSFVDSIKSWLYTLLKVSTSWKDYPDVSTTFYTTGSVVAALSTYDK
- the LOC119999616 gene encoding suppressor of RPS4-RLD 1-like isoform X2, with amino-acid sequence MASATSQRVELVKFCRSRDWSKAIRVLDSLLAHCSTIQDICNRAFCYSQLELHKHVINDCDRALQLDPTLLQPYILKGHALSALGRKEDAYRAWEQGYEQALSQSADLKQLLELEEHFTNIKHEINVSGRSEQSHSSNLCSESSNQHEIDVKSSNSFEVNNGTNDKVAGSVKVPLHEPDHLINDKSSDIHMDHIKFNGESRYYGKLGVTSVMNGDYGNDFDIGNGVSDKSRENGKFESQRNGTYDTPDKLNHDSGSCDDLRNTSDACGMSSTICSNLGDTSESCGESSNKDVHIKTRDEPKRNSKFSVTRISKTKSISVDFRLSRGIAQVNEGKYAHAISIFDQILREDPTYPEALIGRGTAYAFHRELEAAIVDFTMAIKSNPSAGEAWKRRGQARAALGEFSEAIEDLTKALEFEPNSADILHERGIVNFKFKDFNAAIEDLSACVKLDKNNNSAYTYLGSALSSIGDYKRAEEALRKSIQLDHGFVEGWAHLAQFFQDLANSTRALECLQQVLQIDDRFAKAYLMRGALFHGMGEHWKAIKELSIGLRIESSNIECMYLRASCYHAIGEYGQAVRDYDTTLKLELDSMDKFALQCVAFYQKEIALYTASRINREFCWFDIDRDINSLFKEYWYKRLHPKNVCEKVYRQPPLRDSHKKGNLKKLDFTMTKQKTVLLLAADSIGKKIQYDCPGFLHNRRQHRMAGLAAIEIAQKVSKAWRYLQAERKYANKSTSKYGKRTRRKERLDIPSQNRGGACCSTSSSLETSTAYGITESSVRSMMSWQDVFSLPVRWRQISEPCDPVVWANKLSEEFNSGFGSHTPLILGQARVVRYFPNYERTLDIAKTIIKDKQFVHNKADEIIDLSKDETLEDIMHANTCSDLHKAVGEDFWLATRCSSTGFEGKWLEGTRITLVKMGENGFDFAIKTPCTPSRWDDYDAEMAMAWDAVCNAYCGETYGSTDFSMLEDVRDAILKMTYYWYNFMPLSRGSAAVGFIVLLGLLLAANMEFTGSIPQGLQVDWEALFNLDPDSFVDSIKSWLYTLLKVSTSWKDYPDVSTTFYTTGSVVAALSTYDK
- the LOC119998551 gene encoding probable protein phosphatase 2C 63 — translated: MGGMCTRPLERCFGYEGGGNDGLLWHTDLKPHASGEYSIAVVQANSLLEDQGQVFTSPSATFVGVYDGHGGPEASRFITHHLFPLLHKFASEQGGLSADVIKKAFDATEEKFLQLVKQLWMARPQMASVGSCCLVGAISGDVLYVGNLGDSRVVLGRKDPTSKVKKSVVAERLSTDHNVGVEEVRKEVEALHPDDSHIVMYCRGVWRIKGIIQVSRSIGDVYLKKPEFDRDPLFQQHVSHVPLKRPVMTAEPSILTRKLVPEDLFLIFASDGLWEQLSDETAVEIVFKSPRAGIAKRLVKAALHEAARKREMRYEDIKRIEKGVRRHFHDDITVIVIYLDHTPGSSNRRLKDQCLVDITSTPVDIFSYNADELGDSLNTIK